GGTCGCGGGAGTCGTATTCCTCAAGGCCGGCTTCCTGCTCGATCACCTGCGGGCCGTTCAGGCCGAGGCGCGCTTCCTGGGTCACCACCAGGTAGCTGCACAACCCGGCGGCAATCGACATGCCGCCAAAGCAACCGACGCTGCCGGCGATCACACCCACCACCGGTTGGTACTGGCGCAGATCGACAATCGCCGCATGGATATCGGCAATCGCCGCCAGGCCAAGGTTGGCTTCCTGCAGGCGCACGCCACCGGTTTCCAGCAGCAACACGGCGCGAGTCGGGATGCCCTTGCGGTTGTCTTCAGCGGCGAGTTCCAAGGCGCCTGCAATCTTCGCCCCGCCGACTTCACCGAGGCTGCCGCCCTGGAACGCACCTTCGATGGCGGCGATCACCACCGGCAAACCGTCGAGGCTGCCCTTGGCGATCACCACGCCGTCATCGGCTTGCGGCACCACACCCTGACGGGCCAGCCACGGCGACATGACGCGCTGGAAGGGGTCGATCAGTTCGCGAAAGGTACCGGCATCGAGCAAGGCTTTCGCCCGCTGCCGCGCGCCGAGTTCGACGAAGCTGTGCTTGTTGAGGAGCGCTGCGCTGTCACTCATGGCCGATCTCCTCGAAGCCTTGTTCCAGACGCAGACGCACCACGCCGGGGGTGGCGCCGAAATCGTGGATATCGATGTCCATCGCCGACGGCGTCTGGCCGTCGAACATCCGCGCGAACAGGTGCTGCCAGCGTTGTTCGCTGCCGTTGACCGAGGTCTGTACGGTGATGGTCAGCTTGCCGGGTTGGCCCGGCTGGATCAGCACTTCCAGATCGCCCGAGCCGACACAGCCCACCAGCGTGCGGCCGCGTGGCGGCTGCCCGGCGGGGAATTCAAAGGATAAGGTTTCCATCAAAAAACTCCCTGAATGAGGTTGTCGCCCGACTCGATACGGTCGATGAACAAGCAGGCGGCGAGCAGGTCGGCAGCGCCGCCGGGCGAGGCATTCAATGCGATCAGTTGTTGGTCCAGCTCGTGCAGTCGACGACGGCCCGCGAGGCTGGCACTGCCGCCCGCGTCAAGCACCGCCTGGGCGCCGCGCTGCATGGTGTGCAGCCCTTCTTCTCCGGCGCGGTACAGCACGCAGGTGTCGGCCAGCTCCGTCATGATCGCCAGCAGCGCATCGAGCCTTGCGTTCTGTTCGCCATGGCCGGCAGAGCGGCTGCGTTTCAGTTGCGGCAGCGCGCGTTCGATCACGGCGGGAAAGCCCAGCTGCGCTTCTTCACGGGCGCCGCGTGCGCCGTAACGCTGGGCGACTTGTGCGCCGTGACTGAGCGGACGTGGCGCATGGCGATCTTCGAGCAAGGCCAGGCGTGCGGCGCGCAACGCGACAGAGCCGGCGGTGCTGGACTCGGGTTCAAGGGCCACCGCAGCGACCAGCAAACCCAAAGCCCAGATCGCGCCACGGTGGGTGTTCACACCGTCGGTGGTGGCGAGCATCGCTTGCTCACCCTCGCGGCCAATCAGGCCAATGGCTTCACGCAGCGGCAGGCCGATCTCGCCGATTTCGATGGCGGCTTCGGCCATTTCCTTGAACGCCGGCCACAGGGCCAGTGCCGAGGCGTGCATCAGCCCCAGGTGCAGATCGGTATGGGCGCCACTGCCACGACGGTCGACCAGCGCCGGCTTCGGCGACAGGTCCGCTTCGTCGATCAGCGCGTCCACCGCCAGGTCCGCCAGGCGCTCGGCCAGGGTCAGGGTTTTCGGTTGCAGGTTGAGTGCGTGCATTACCAGCTCCTGAACTTGGCGGGCGGGTTGTAGAGGCCACCGGACCACTCCACC
This genomic interval from Pseudomonas putida contains the following:
- a CDS encoding biotin-independent malonate decarboxylase subunit beta, whose product is MSDSAALLNKHSFVELGARQRAKALLDAGTFRELIDPFQRVMSPWLARQGVVPQADDGVVIAKGSLDGLPVVIAAIEGAFQGGSLGEVGGAKIAGALELAAEDNRKGIPTRAVLLLETGGVRLQEANLGLAAIADIHAAIVDLRQYQPVVGVIAGSVGCFGGMSIAAGLCSYLVVTQEARLGLNGPQVIEQEAGLEEYDSRDRPFIWSLTGGEQRFATGLVDRYVEDDAAQIRQQVGELFKQGLPAQQRSAQADLYLQRLAQLDAAPQIEPATVRNLYQGARS
- a CDS encoding malonate decarboxylase subunit delta, which gives rise to METLSFEFPAGQPPRGRTLVGCVGSGDLEVLIQPGQPGKLTITVQTSVNGSEQRWQHLFARMFDGQTPSAMDIDIHDFGATPGVVRLRLEQGFEEIGHE
- a CDS encoding triphosphoribosyl-dephospho-CoA synthase, coding for MHALNLQPKTLTLAERLADLAVDALIDEADLSPKPALVDRRGSGAHTDLHLGLMHASALALWPAFKEMAEAAIEIGEIGLPLREAIGLIGREGEQAMLATTDGVNTHRGAIWALGLLVAAVALEPESSTAGSVALRAARLALLEDRHAPRPLSHGAQVAQRYGARGAREEAQLGFPAVIERALPQLKRSRSAGHGEQNARLDALLAIMTELADTCVLYRAGEEGLHTMQRGAQAVLDAGGSASLAGRRRLHELDQQLIALNASPGGAADLLAACLFIDRIESGDNLIQGVF